In Zingiber officinale cultivar Zhangliang chromosome 8B, Zo_v1.1, whole genome shotgun sequence, a single genomic region encodes these proteins:
- the LOC122014254 gene encoding protein FAF-like, chloroplastic, which produces MTVAVMQTPVCRSEKYLRPAVQRIDAGEDERRSAQVGAWSEICKAADGAVLAPYVHPLVRRSSSSMSLESLQICTESLGSESGSDGFSDHEFGRVEVEGGEERKGIEFVEEKVEETEEHWLMRRRRTELTAVNYQCSSVSRRSPPRSFPPPLTSISRRDGPCLSMRSHRRDGRLVVEAVPVPSRNYLHADREGGRLLLSIVGTTSRRGERNEEKKAAEAAKSDGEVGSEGEEEAMVEEEEEEEEEEEEEEVEVVDRGTVVEFKVSTQPQQQSTGKKVLRLRSSLVINKFVSGTPDETCTDPIPHQSRLRRPTTVTSAAAAVVASTISASIELETRVRPAPGDAPPVSPLLFTSKRWNREAMLHSMRQCRQLQRPLFFWEPCFIAASS; this is translated from the coding sequence ATGACGGTGGCTGTGATGCAAACACCTGTGTGCCGATCGGAGAAGTACCTGCGGCCGGCGGTACAGCGCATTGACGCCGGAGAAGATGAACGGAGGTCGGCGCAAGTGGGTGCTTGGAGCGAAATTTGTAAGGCGGCTGATGGGGCGGTGCTGGCGCCTTATGTTCACCCTCTGGTGAGGCGATCGTCGAGCTCGATGAGCTTGGAGAGCCTTCAGATATGCACGGAGAGCCTCGGGTCGGAGAGCGGCTCCGACGGATTCTCTGACCATGAGTTTGGAAGGGTGGAGGTGGAgggaggagaagagaggaagggaATTGAGTTCGTGGAAGAGAAGGTGGAGGAAACAGAGGAGCACTGGTTGATGCGCCGCCGGAGGACAGAGCTCACGGCGGTGAACTACCAATGCTCCTCCGTCAGCCGGAGGTCGCCGCCGAGGTCGTTCCCGCCGCCTCTGACCTCCATCTCCCGTCGCGACGGGCCGTGCCTCAGCATGAGGAGCCACCGCCGCGACGGACGCCTCGTGGTCGAGGCCGTGCCTGTGCCGTCGCGGAACTATCTCCACGCCGACCGCGAGGGCGGTCGCCTCCTTCTCTCCATCGTCGGCACCACGTCGAGACGCGGCGAGCGAAATGAAGAAAAGAAAGCGGCGGAGGCTGCTAAATCCGACGGAGAAGTTGGATCAGAGGGTGAGGAGGAGGCGAtggtggaagaagaagaggaggaggaggaagaagaagaagaagaggaagtggaggTGGTCGACCGCGGAACCGTGGTGGAGTTCAAAGTGAGCACACAACCGCAGCAGCAGAGCACCGGCAAGAAGGTCCTCCGCCTCCGCTCCTCGCTCGTCATCAACAAGTTCGTCAGCGGCACACCTGACGAGACCTGTACCGATCCCATCCCACATCAAAGCAGGCTCCGTCGTCCGACGACTGTCACCTCAGCAGCAGCCGCGGTGGTCGCCTCCACTATCAGCGCCTCCATCGAGCTGGAAACCAGGGTGAGGCCAGCGCCGGGCGACGCGCCACCCGTAAGCCCGCTGCTCTTCACGTCAAAGCGGTGGAACCGTGAGGCGATGCTGCACAGCATGCGGCAGTGCAGGCAGCTCCAGCGGCCGCTCTTCTTCTGGGAGCCCTGTTTCATCGCCGCCTCCTCTTGA